The following are encoded in a window of Methanobrevibacter ruminantium M1 genomic DNA:
- a CDS encoding Cdc6/Cdc18 family protein produces the protein MTNIFEDLQEESVGVSIFKDKKPLDHRFLPENLPHRKKQITEIAKHWIEALNGNTPSNITIYGKTGTGKTAAAKFAKEQLIEASRDKNVFIKVEYIRCTDFTTEYQVLTYLCQRLGRDVPNRGWTKGEIVNTFRDILRRNAFGRNLILIVILDEIDILLEKDGDGILYTLTRTDNIAILSISNYLDFKQFIKPRVASSLRDKEIVFPPYDAEQLADILHERSELAFEENTLEESVIPLCSAMAAKEEGDARYALDLLENAGDIAVEEGSEIVKGKYVRQAKDVIEYNKVKDVIITLPTQQQRVLAAIMKLTQDNEEITSGKLFEVYKDISKGDSVTYRRIFDFINELEMLGIISTNTISRGRGKGRTNIIKLQTDSKLIQDNLSAVLY, from the coding sequence ATGACTAATATTTTTGAGGATTTACAGGAAGAAAGCGTGGGAGTGAGTATTTTTAAAGATAAAAAACCTTTAGATCATCGTTTTTTACCTGAAAATTTGCCTCATAGAAAGAAACAGATTACTGAAATTGCTAAACATTGGATTGAAGCATTAAATGGAAACACCCCTTCAAACATTACAATTTATGGTAAGACAGGAACTGGAAAGACTGCTGCTGCTAAATTCGCTAAAGAGCAGCTTATTGAAGCATCTAGAGATAAAAATGTCTTCATTAAAGTCGAATATATCAGATGTACAGACTTCACTACAGAATACCAGGTCCTTACCTATCTTTGTCAAAGGCTAGGCCGTGATGTTCCTAACCGTGGATGGACCAAGGGGGAGATTGTAAACACCTTTAGAGACATTTTAAGAAGAAATGCCTTTGGCAGAAATCTTATTTTAATTGTCATTTTAGATGAGATCGATATTCTTCTTGAAAAGGACGGCGACGGAATCTTATACACCCTTACAAGAACTGATAATATTGCCATTCTTTCAATAAGTAATTATCTTGACTTTAAGCAATTCATTAAGCCAAGGGTTGCAAGCAGCTTAAGGGATAAAGAAATAGTGTTCCCGCCTTATGATGCAGAGCAATTAGCTGATATTTTACATGAACGTTCTGAATTGGCATTTGAAGAAAATACACTTGAAGAAAGCGTTATTCCATTATGTTCAGCTATGGCTGCTAAGGAAGAAGGTGATGCAAGATATGCTCTTGACCTATTGGAGAACGCTGGAGACATTGCTGTTGAAGAAGGATCTGAAATCGTTAAGGGAAAATATGTGCGTCAAGCTAAGGATGTCATTGAGTATAATAAGGTTAAAGACGTTATTATTACACTTCCAACCCAACAGCAAAGGGTTCTTGCAGCTATAATGAAATTAACTCAAGACAATGAGGAAATCACTTCAGGTAAGCTCTTTGAAGTCTATAAAGATATTTCTAAAGGAGACAGTGTTACCTATAGAAGAATCTTTGATTTCATTAACGAATTGGAGATGTTAGGAATTATCTCTACCAACACCATATCCAGGGGCAGAGGTAAAGGCAGGACCAATATTATTAAGTTGCAGACTGATTCTAAGTTGATTCAAGATAACTTATCTGCTGTTCTTTATTAG